The following are from one region of the Candidatus Cloacimonadota bacterium genome:
- a CDS encoding zinc carboxypeptidase translates to MLKKTILLILFSIQLLLLSAENKEIYFKFFINSKKELFKLTRIISIDNVHDKTVFAYANEKEFQEFTSSGYSYEILTNPSKTHQVKMATSREQMRDWDSYPTYETYVDLMYQFQIDHPDLCSIENIGSSVEGREILFAKISDNVNIAEDEPEFMYTATMHGDELVGYILMLRLIDELLSNYGSDPQITNLVNNVEIWINPAANPDGTYAGGNNTVWGATRYNANSVDLNRNFPDPEDGDHPDGNEWQPEIIIMMDFAFEHDFVLSANLHSGAEVVNYPWDTWPQLHADDDWWQEVSHTYADKAQDNSPYGYMNGFDDGITNGYAWYTISGGRQDYMNYFHGCREMTLELSNVKLLPEDELEDHWNYNRESLLLYIEECLYGIRGIVSDENSNPTNAVIHVIDHDIDNSEVFTDAEIGDYHRMLFPGSYDLQFLSFGYLPQTVENISISDNEIIYQDVTLQPAENYTVSGTIVDGDSQIPLENVSIELSHAIFDIMYETQTDDQGFYQFENIYEGTYSIKIVLTGYTQIFEEIEVSDNMVFDYELYQSNAESFESGEFSEIWSFSGDADWFIDNSTAYDGIYSACSGDIGSWDTSSLITEMNVTEAGDISFFIKVSCEDDPDDDWDFITFRIDS, encoded by the coding sequence ATGCTTAAAAAAACAATTTTATTAATTTTATTTTCGATTCAACTTCTGCTTTTATCAGCAGAAAATAAAGAAATATATTTTAAATTTTTCATAAATTCAAAAAAAGAATTATTCAAACTAACAAGAATCATCTCAATAGATAATGTTCATGACAAAACTGTTTTTGCATATGCAAATGAGAAAGAATTCCAGGAATTTACAAGTTCAGGATATTCTTATGAAATCCTCACTAATCCAAGTAAAACTCACCAAGTAAAAATGGCAACTTCCAGAGAACAGATGCGGGATTGGGATTCCTATCCGACTTACGAAACTTATGTCGATCTTATGTATCAATTCCAGATCGATCATCCTGATCTTTGTAGCATTGAGAATATTGGTAGTTCAGTGGAAGGTCGAGAGATCCTGTTTGCAAAAATATCTGATAATGTGAATATCGCAGAAGATGAACCGGAATTTATGTACACAGCTACTATGCATGGTGATGAACTGGTTGGATATATTTTAATGCTGCGTCTAATTGATGAACTGCTTTCGAATTACGGAAGCGATCCGCAAATTACGAACCTGGTAAATAATGTTGAGATTTGGATCAATCCCGCTGCCAACCCGGATGGCACTTATGCCGGAGGAAATAATACAGTTTGGGGAGCAACGCGATATAATGCAAATAGTGTCGATCTCAACCGCAATTTTCCCGATCCTGAAGATGGAGATCATCCGGATGGAAATGAATGGCAGCCGGAAATCATTATTATGATGGATTTTGCTTTTGAACACGATTTTGTTCTTTCAGCGAATCTGCACAGTGGAGCAGAAGTTGTCAATTATCCCTGGGATACATGGCCTCAACTTCATGCTGATGATGACTGGTGGCAGGAAGTTTCTCATACTTATGCCGACAAGGCTCAGGATAATAGTCCATATGGTTATATGAATGGTTTTGATGATGGGATTACCAATGGTTATGCCTGGTATACTATTAGCGGCGGACGACAGGATTATATGAATTATTTTCACGGCTGCAGGGAGATGACTCTCGAACTTTCTAATGTAAAACTACTTCCGGAAGATGAACTGGAAGACCATTGGAACTATAATCGTGAATCTTTGTTGCTCTATATAGAAGAATGTCTTTACGGAATTCGCGGAATTGTCTCAGATGAAAATAGCAATCCAACTAATGCTGTAATTCATGTTATTGATCATGATATTGATAATTCGGAAGTTTTTACCGATGCTGAAATCGGAGATTATCATCGCATGCTTTTTCCCGGTTCTTATGATTTGCAATTTCTCTCATTTGGATACCTTCCTCAAACAGTTGAAAATATTTCAATTTCTGATAATGAAATAATTTATCAGGATGTAACTCTCCAACCAGCAGAAAATTATACTGTTTCAGGAACGATCGTTGATGGAGATTCCCAGATTCCCCTCGAAAATGTTTCAATAGAATTGTCTCACGCAATATTCGATATTATGTATGAGACACAGACTGATGATCAGGGTTTTTACCAGTTTGAAAATATTTATGAAGGAACTTATTCAATCAAAATCGTTTTGACAGGTTATACTCAAATTTTTGAAGAAATAGAAGTTTCGGATAATATGGTTTTTGATTATGAGCTTTATCAATCCAACGCTGAAAGTTTTGAATCCGGAGAATTTTCCGAAATCTGGAGTTTTTCCGGTGATGCGGATTGGTTCATCGATAATTCCACAGCTTATGATGGAATTTATTCTGCTTGCTCCGGTGATATCGGAAGTTGGGATACAAGTTCGCTAATCACGGAAATGAATGTTACAGAAGCAGGGGATATCAGTTTTTTTATCAAAGTTTCCTGCGAAGACGATCCTGATGATGATTGGGATTTTATCACTTTCCGCATAGATTCTTAA